A region of Piscinibacter gummiphilus DNA encodes the following proteins:
- a CDS encoding phospholipase D-like domain-containing protein has product MELLLTQIELSIADERLSDDEKRALTQALRQASPPEEGLRQLRNRAFDLVRERLAASPSPDDVAGLLKWLEGVVRALDVGRAPQGTPVASACFSPGMACLQAIVDRLRAARRQADLCVFTLSDDRITAEVLAAHARGVAVRIVTDNDKEFDAGSDIAQLRQAGIPVAVDRTDAHMHHKFALFDGTWLLNGSYNWTRSAAQVNEENLVVQNDPGLVRQFQVQFDTLWKRLH; this is encoded by the coding sequence ATGGAACTTCTCCTGACCCAGATCGAACTGTCGATCGCCGACGAGCGCCTGAGCGACGACGAGAAGCGCGCCCTCACGCAGGCGCTGCGCCAGGCGTCACCGCCCGAGGAAGGGCTGCGCCAACTGCGCAACCGCGCGTTCGACCTCGTGCGCGAGCGCCTCGCGGCGTCGCCTTCGCCCGACGACGTGGCCGGCCTGCTGAAGTGGCTCGAGGGTGTCGTGCGCGCGCTGGACGTGGGCCGCGCGCCACAGGGCACGCCGGTCGCGTCGGCCTGTTTCAGTCCCGGCATGGCCTGCCTGCAGGCCATCGTCGACCGCCTGCGTGCGGCGCGGCGCCAGGCCGACCTCTGCGTCTTCACGCTGTCGGACGACCGCATCACGGCCGAGGTGCTGGCGGCCCACGCGCGCGGCGTGGCCGTGCGCATCGTGACCGACAACGACAAGGAGTTCGACGCCGGCAGCGACATCGCGCAGCTGCGCCAGGCCGGCATTCCCGTGGCCGTCGATCGCACCGACGCGCACATGCACCACAAGTTCGCGCTGTTCGACGGCACGTGGCTGCTCAACGGCAGCTACAACTGGACGCGCAGCGCGGCGCAGGTCAACGAGGAGAACCTCGTGGTCCAGAACGACCCCGGCCTCGTGCGCCAGTTCCAGGTGCAGTTCGACACCCTCTGGAAACGACTCCACTAG
- a CDS encoding magnesium transporter CorA family protein, protein MARPEFNWKLPPEITQRLGHDSYGAQRAIHEGDHLLVVLHEPPVNEGNEREHRVFLRGPDGAWRFQGAEHGQHMMADLLTRYETLLGQAEQQYASADNADDLFPLLDRLLPTSRAAVNLRDALQQARDRVKEDRLLITWRDRAVDVARGFELLLANARLALDYRLAKQAEAQTQAALAGTRAQLKLNTIAALTFPLMTVAAVFGMNLHHGLENQAGWLFWAVFAAGLALGLVVKSWVRGAPPPAPVKPGGTRNALGKKASPRARKTV, encoded by the coding sequence ATGGCACGACCGGAATTCAACTGGAAACTTCCCCCCGAGATCACGCAGCGGCTCGGCCATGACAGCTACGGCGCGCAGCGCGCCATCCACGAAGGCGACCACCTGCTCGTGGTGCTGCACGAGCCACCGGTGAACGAGGGCAACGAACGCGAGCACCGCGTGTTCCTGCGCGGCCCCGATGGCGCATGGCGCTTCCAGGGCGCGGAACACGGCCAGCACATGATGGCCGACCTGCTGACCCGCTACGAAACGCTGCTGGGGCAGGCCGAGCAGCAATACGCGTCGGCCGACAACGCCGACGACCTGTTCCCGCTGCTCGACCGCCTGCTGCCCACGAGCCGCGCCGCGGTCAACCTGCGCGATGCGCTGCAGCAGGCCCGGGACCGCGTCAAGGAAGACCGGCTGCTCATCACGTGGCGCGACCGCGCGGTGGACGTGGCCCGCGGCTTCGAACTGCTGCTGGCGAACGCCCGGCTCGCGCTCGACTACCGCCTCGCGAAGCAGGCCGAGGCGCAGACCCAGGCGGCGCTGGCCGGCACCCGCGCCCAGCTCAAGCTCAACACCATCGCCGCCCTCACCTTCCCGCTGATGACGGTGGCCGCGGTGTTCGGCATGAACCTGCACCACGGGCTGGAGAACCAGGCGGGGTGGCTGTTCTGGGCGGTGTTCGCGGCCGGGCTGGCGCTGGGGCTGGTGGTGAAGTCGTGGGTGCGCGGAGCCCCGCCGCCTGCGCCGGTGAAACCCGGCGGCACGCGAAATGCACTCGGCAAGAAGGCGAGCCCCCGTGCACGGAAAACCGTCTGA
- a CDS encoding nucleotidyltransferase domain-containing protein: MAPNSPSDDTNVPLAVREEIRQRLRGAEAEHDVKVLLAVESGSRAWGFPSPNSDFDARFIYVNRPEWYLSVGLEEQRDVIEYPIVDDMDINGWDLRKALRLFRVSNPGFVEWVQSPLVYESRGGFAARARALLPEVYSVERGIYHYRSMAKTNFRGYLQAEQVPLKKYFYVLRPLLSVRWLERRQQPAPIEFERLLETIQDVEGLREAIDDLLVLKRRTPELGLSPQIAPIQRFIEQELARLETLVPSRAEREDPEPRLSVLFRELLNEAWAA; encoded by the coding sequence ATGGCCCCGAACTCCCCATCTGACGATACGAACGTTCCACTCGCGGTGCGCGAGGAGATCCGCCAGCGGCTTCGCGGGGCCGAGGCGGAGCATGACGTCAAGGTCCTGCTCGCCGTGGAGTCGGGCAGCCGGGCCTGGGGCTTTCCGTCGCCCAACAGCGACTTCGACGCGCGCTTCATCTACGTGAACCGCCCGGAGTGGTATCTGTCCGTGGGGCTGGAAGAACAACGCGACGTCATCGAGTACCCCATCGTCGACGACATGGACATCAACGGGTGGGACCTTCGCAAGGCGCTGCGCCTGTTCCGGGTGTCGAACCCGGGTTTCGTCGAGTGGGTGCAGTCGCCCCTGGTGTACGAGAGCCGCGGTGGCTTCGCGGCCCGAGCCCGGGCATTGCTGCCCGAGGTCTATTCGGTCGAGCGCGGCATCTACCACTACCGCAGCATGGCCAAGACGAACTTCCGCGGGTACCTGCAAGCCGAGCAGGTGCCCCTGAAGAAATACTTCTACGTCCTTCGCCCGTTGCTGTCGGTCCGTTGGCTCGAGCGCCGGCAACAGCCGGCGCCCATCGAGTTCGAACGTCTGCTCGAAACGATCCAGGATGTCGAAGGCTTGCGGGAAGCCATCGATGACCTGCTGGTGTTGAAGCGCCGCACCCCGGAGCTCGGGCTGTCGCCCCAGATCGCGCCCATCCAGCGGTTCATCGAGCAGGAGCTGGCTCGCCTCGAAACCCTGGTTCCGTCACGTGCCGAACGCGAGGATCCGGAGCCGCGGCTGTCGGTGCTTTTCCGGGAACTGCTGAACGAAGCCTGGGCGGCCTGA
- a CDS encoding class I SAM-dependent methyltransferase has translation MIPPDVPSPIDLRQMADAREWADQALAVRPWRTDFFAAFAEALAQGGARRVLELGSGPGFLARHLLQALPDLDYVALDNSPAMHELAAERLGALAGRVTFVERSFKEPGLGHGLGTFDHVVTHQAVHELRHKRHARGLHEQVRALLSPQGRYLVCDHFAGDGGQSNDQLYMRIEEQRAALSDAGFVRVEPLLLKGGLILHSAFREPMPRD, from the coding sequence ATGATCCCACCCGACGTCCCCAGCCCCATCGACCTCCGCCAGATGGCCGACGCCCGCGAGTGGGCCGACCAGGCACTGGCCGTTCGCCCCTGGCGCACCGACTTCTTCGCCGCGTTCGCGGAGGCGCTGGCACAAGGCGGCGCCCGGCGCGTGCTGGAGCTGGGCTCCGGTCCCGGATTCCTCGCCCGGCATCTCCTGCAGGCGCTGCCGGACCTCGACTACGTGGCGCTCGACAACTCGCCGGCGATGCACGAACTGGCCGCGGAGCGCCTCGGTGCGCTGGCCGGCCGCGTGACCTTCGTCGAGCGCAGCTTCAAGGAACCGGGACTGGGCCACGGCCTCGGCACGTTCGATCACGTGGTCACGCACCAGGCCGTGCACGAGCTTCGCCACAAGCGCCATGCCCGCGGCCTGCACGAGCAGGTGCGTGCGTTGCTGTCGCCCCAGGGCCGCTACCTCGTCTGCGACCACTTCGCAGGTGACGGCGGGCAGTCGAACGACCAGCTCTACATGCGCATCGAGGAGCAGCGGGCCGCGCTGTCCGATGCCGGCTTCGTGCGGGTCGAGCCGCTGCTGCTCAAGGGAGGCCTGATCCTCCACTCGGCCTTCCGGGAGCCGATGCCTCGGGACTGA